Proteins encoded within one genomic window of Enterococcus haemoperoxidus ATCC BAA-382:
- a CDS encoding ParB/RepB/Spo0J family partition protein → MSKGKGLGRGIDALFQDFASLEDVDVQKEEVLEIPLNELRPNPYQPRKTFDEASLQELANSIQQSGVFQPIIVRKSAVKGYEIIAGERRFRASKLADKETIPAIVREFDEEAMMQVAVLENLQREDLNPLEEAEAYDMLMKNLKLTQVEVAERLGKSRPYIANYLRLLTLPTQVKEMVQGEILSMGQARTLLGLKDKDLILTLAKRVVEENLTVRQLEQIVNDFNENQGKKAPKKEKKAIKDKPYYIRESEDRLMDKFGTTVAIQEKEGKGKIEIEYLSQSDLARILDILEIHFDEA, encoded by the coding sequence ATGAGTAAAGGAAAAGGTTTAGGTAGAGGTATTGATGCATTGTTTCAAGATTTTGCTAGTTTGGAAGATGTAGATGTTCAAAAAGAAGAAGTACTTGAAATTCCTTTAAATGAACTTCGTCCGAATCCATATCAGCCAAGAAAAACATTTGATGAGGCATCACTTCAAGAATTGGCAAACTCGATTCAACAATCAGGTGTTTTTCAACCGATCATCGTTAGAAAATCGGCTGTCAAAGGCTACGAAATCATTGCAGGTGAAAGACGTTTTCGTGCTTCAAAATTAGCAGATAAAGAAACGATTCCAGCGATTGTCCGTGAATTTGATGAAGAAGCAATGATGCAGGTCGCAGTTTTAGAAAATCTACAGCGGGAAGATTTGAATCCGCTGGAAGAAGCTGAAGCTTATGACATGTTGATGAAAAATTTGAAGCTAACACAAGTAGAAGTTGCAGAACGTCTAGGCAAAAGCCGCCCATACATTGCCAACTACTTACGTTTACTAACATTGCCAACTCAAGTTAAAGAAATGGTGCAAGGCGAAATCTTATCAATGGGGCAAGCAAGAACATTACTTGGTTTAAAAGATAAAGACTTGATTTTAACATTGGCTAAACGAGTGGTAGAAGAGAATTTAACTGTTCGTCAGTTAGAACAAATCGTGAATGACTTCAATGAAAACCAAGGAAAAAAAGCACCGAAGAAAGAAAAGAAAGCAATCAAAGATAAGCCATATTATATTCGTGAAAGCGAAGATCGCTTAATGGATAAATTCGGTACGACTGTTGCAATCCAAGAAAAAGAAGGCAAAGGGAAAATTGAGATTGAGTACCTTTCACAATCAGATTTAGCTAGAATTTTAGATATTTTAGAGATTCATTTTGATGAAGCATAA
- a CDS encoding class II aldolase/adducin family protein, whose amino-acid sequence MADGRILFEREREDMAKIVQLIFERKNTNVAGGNFSFKTTDEKGKEYIIMTPTMMSQAYLGHVSPSQILVVEPHTRNVIAGEGGLTREINMHEAVYDANPLIKSVLHAHAPNSMFWATSGLDMPNLTEATQKVEYIEVLEFEPNCSEELAEIVSNHIKTMERKTLPHEFLLDSHGVLITTGGETGMEAIHSALAILDTVEWNAEIAYKQTIFQKLGILDGYYSKGVKIGTIDDLINREPIYNQKIKMTAGGD is encoded by the coding sequence ATGGCAGATGGAAGAATTTTATTTGAACGTGAAAGAGAAGATATGGCGAAAATTGTACAACTGATTTTTGAGCGTAAAAACACTAACGTTGCAGGAGGGAATTTTTCATTCAAAACAACGGATGAAAAGGGGAAGGAATATATTATCATGACTCCTACCATGATGTCACAAGCATATCTAGGGCATGTTTCGCCTTCGCAGATTTTAGTGGTAGAACCTCATACGAGGAACGTTATTGCAGGAGAAGGCGGCTTGACCAGGGAGATCAATATGCATGAAGCTGTCTATGATGCCAATCCCTTAATCAAGTCTGTATTGCATGCCCATGCGCCAAACAGTATGTTTTGGGCGACTAGCGGTTTGGATATGCCCAATTTAACAGAAGCAACTCAGAAAGTAGAATATATAGAAGTGCTGGAATTTGAACCGAATTGTTCGGAAGAACTAGCAGAAATTGTCAGTAATCACATTAAAACGATGGAGAGAAAAACATTACCGCATGAATTCTTATTAGACAGTCACGGTGTATTGATCACAACAGGTGGAGAAACGGGAATGGAAGCAATCCATTCAGCTTTAGCAATTTTGGATACGGTGGAATGGAATGCAGAAATTGCCTATAAGCAAACTATTTTCCAAAAATTAGGTATCTTAGATGGATATTATTCTAAAGGAGTTAAAATTGGTACAATCGATGATCTGATCAACCGAGAACCAATCTACAATCAAAAAATTAAAATGACGGCTGGCGGAGACTAA
- a CDS encoding ParA family protein, whose product MARIISVANQKGGVGKTTTTVNLGACLAYYGKKVLLIDIDAQGNATSGIGVRKPDVATDVYDVLVNEEPIKNVIQQTSRENLDIVPATIQLAGAEIELTSMMARESRLKAAIEEINDIYDFVLIDCPPSLGHLTINAFTASDSILIPVQCEYYALEGLSQLLNTIRLVQKHFNPELRIEGVLLTMYDARTNLGAEVVEEVRKYFREKVYDTIIPRNVRLSEAPSHGLSIIDYDPRSRGAEVYQALAKEVLDNE is encoded by the coding sequence ATGGCACGAATAATTTCTGTAGCGAATCAAAAAGGTGGCGTTGGTAAGACAACGACTACTGTGAATCTAGGTGCTTGCCTTGCCTATTACGGCAAAAAAGTGTTGCTGATCGATATTGATGCACAAGGAAACGCAACAAGTGGTATCGGCGTACGTAAACCAGATGTTGCAACAGATGTTTATGATGTATTAGTAAATGAAGAACCAATCAAAAATGTGATTCAACAAACTTCTAGAGAGAATTTAGATATTGTTCCAGCGACGATCCAGCTTGCTGGAGCAGAAATTGAATTGACTTCGATGATGGCCAGAGAATCTCGCTTAAAAGCTGCTATAGAAGAAATAAATGATATCTATGATTTTGTTTTGATTGATTGTCCACCTTCATTAGGACACTTAACGATCAATGCCTTTACAGCGAGTGATTCGATCTTGATTCCCGTACAATGCGAATACTATGCTTTGGAAGGCTTGAGCCAATTATTAAATACTATTCGTTTAGTTCAAAAGCATTTTAATCCTGAATTACGTATCGAAGGAGTCTTGCTAACGATGTACGATGCCCGCACGAATTTAGGTGCTGAAGTCGTAGAAGAAGTTCGCAAATATTTCCGTGAGAAAGTGTATGATACGATCATTCCTAGAAACGTTCGTTTGTCTGAAGCGCCAAGTCATGGTTTGTCGATTATTGATTATGATCCCCGTTCACGTGGTGCCGAAGTGTACCAAGCACTAGCAAAGGAAGTGTTGGATAATGAGTAA
- the rsmG gene encoding 16S rRNA (guanine(527)-N(7))-methyltransferase RsmG — protein MTPEEFKQLLSQKEIHLSDHQMEQFARYFELLVEWNEKMNLTAITEKKEVYLKHFYDSISLAFFEDFSTNKSICDVGAGAGFPSIPLKIVFPTLQVTIVDSLNKRITFLTELVNELKLEDVSLHHDRAETFGQKEEFRAVFDYVTARAVARLNVLSELCLPLVKKDGFFLALKAAKSEEEIIEAKPAIAILGGKFQKEVSFELPITEDERHIVVIQKKKETPKKYPRKPGLPNKQPIK, from the coding sequence ATGACACCAGAAGAATTTAAACAACTATTAAGCCAAAAAGAGATCCATTTATCGGATCATCAAATGGAACAATTTGCCCGTTATTTTGAATTGCTCGTTGAGTGGAATGAAAAAATGAACCTAACTGCGATCACAGAAAAAAAAGAGGTGTACCTAAAACATTTCTATGATTCTATTTCGTTGGCATTCTTTGAAGATTTTTCAACCAATAAATCAATTTGTGATGTAGGTGCAGGAGCTGGATTCCCTAGTATTCCGTTAAAAATCGTTTTTCCAACATTGCAAGTAACGATCGTTGATTCTTTAAATAAACGAATCACGTTTTTAACTGAATTAGTCAATGAGTTGAAGTTGGAAGATGTTTCTTTACATCATGATCGTGCGGAAACGTTTGGTCAAAAAGAAGAGTTTCGTGCTGTATTTGATTACGTTACAGCTCGTGCAGTTGCTCGTTTAAATGTTTTGAGCGAGTTATGTCTACCTTTAGTAAAGAAAGATGGATTTTTCTTAGCTTTAAAAGCTGCCAAAAGTGAAGAAGAAATTATTGAAGCTAAACCGGCAATTGCTATTTTAGGTGGTAAATTTCAAAAAGAAGTTTCATTTGAATTACCAATCACAGAAGACGAGCGACATATCGTTGTGATTCAAAAAAAGAAGGAAACACCTAAAAAATACCCGAGAAAACCTGGATTACCAAATAAACAGCCAATCAAATAA
- a CDS encoding DUF916 and DUF3324 domain-containing protein, with protein sequence MINKRKLLHQVIVMIGFFLLSLILIVGKSEIAWAISVNPILPKNQHNSEATYYDLRVTPDQEQDLELELVNTSDKEKKVTLQINDATTNDSGDIDYSDRSKIVPREKSLKVSLKDIATAESELIIPAKKTVKTMIHLKMPKNQFDGMILGGIKVVSSEKNNEARDSKSKDKQHKKTYIVAVKLTETDAPVAAKLNLLDVGFSKESKKNIIKAVIQNEQAVNLEDIEFVGKAYKENSDEIYSQTKVTGYRMAPNSSFTFILDGEQQGFLAGKYHIALTAKSKATNQEWKWDKELEIIEAEDKKVGTSTIKSTKEHIMFYTIICMITFVFLLILLLFLLISRKRKEKRYEEALHYRKQKRDRDSKNTQRNRKRKRNKIEGAKKKRPTDQNHLEK encoded by the coding sequence ATGATTAATAAACGAAAACTATTGCACCAGGTTATTGTAATGATAGGATTTTTTCTTTTATCACTGATACTGATCGTTGGTAAATCGGAAATTGCTTGGGCTATTTCAGTAAATCCAATTTTACCGAAGAACCAGCATAATTCTGAAGCAACCTATTACGATCTGAGAGTGACACCAGATCAGGAACAAGATTTAGAATTGGAATTAGTCAATACTTCTGATAAAGAAAAAAAAGTTACTCTACAAATCAATGATGCTACAACAAATGACAGTGGAGATATAGATTATTCTGATCGATCAAAAATCGTCCCAAGAGAAAAAAGTCTAAAAGTCTCTTTAAAAGACATTGCTACGGCTGAGTCAGAGCTAATTATTCCAGCTAAAAAAACAGTAAAAACAATGATTCATTTAAAAATGCCTAAGAATCAGTTTGATGGAATGATATTAGGTGGAATCAAAGTTGTTTCATCAGAAAAAAATAACGAAGCACGCGATTCTAAAAGTAAAGATAAGCAGCATAAAAAGACATATATCGTAGCGGTAAAACTAACCGAAACAGACGCACCTGTTGCAGCAAAATTGAACTTATTGGATGTTGGTTTTTCAAAAGAGTCGAAAAAAAATATTATCAAAGCAGTTATTCAAAATGAACAAGCAGTTAACTTAGAAGATATTGAATTTGTAGGCAAAGCATACAAAGAAAACTCAGATGAAATATATTCTCAAACGAAAGTAACTGGCTATCGGATGGCACCTAATTCGAGCTTTACTTTTATACTTGATGGGGAGCAACAGGGATTTCTAGCCGGAAAATATCACATTGCGTTGACAGCTAAATCTAAAGCAACAAATCAGGAATGGAAATGGGATAAAGAGCTTGAAATCATAGAAGCTGAAGATAAAAAAGTAGGAACGTCTACGATTAAATCAACTAAAGAACATATAATGTTTTACACAATTATTTGCATGATTACATTTGTATTTTTGTTAATACTCCTTTTGTTTTTACTGATTTCAAGAAAGCGTAAAGAAAAGCGCTATGAAGAAGCATTGCATTACAGAAAGCAAAAACGCGACCGAGACAGTAAAAATACGCAACGAAACAGAAAACGTAAGAGAAACAAAATTGAAGGAGCAAAGAAAAAACGTCCTACAGATCAGAATCACTTAGAAAAATAA
- a CDS encoding PTS sugar transporter subunit IIA, whose product MKEMFQPDLIDLDVEVRNEEELFELVAKRLQAAGYVKNGYLEGIKSREKNFPTGLITEYLNIALPHSDTEYIERPFIYVARTTKPIKVKQMGDNQEMEVRDLFFLGIKEPSKQVGLLQELMVLFQNEAFVSTLNATTENEELFNLFMKQWEEVKNG is encoded by the coding sequence ATGAAGGAGATGTTCCAACCGGACTTAATCGATTTAGATGTAGAAGTTCGTAACGAAGAAGAATTATTTGAACTGGTTGCAAAGCGGTTGCAAGCGGCTGGTTATGTGAAAAATGGATATTTGGAAGGGATTAAGTCTAGGGAAAAAAATTTTCCAACAGGATTGATCACTGAATATCTTAATATTGCATTACCTCATTCTGATACGGAATATATTGAAAGGCCTTTCATATATGTCGCTAGAACAACAAAGCCAATCAAGGTCAAACAAATGGGGGACAATCAAGAAATGGAGGTGAGAGATTTGTTTTTCTTAGGAATCAAAGAACCCTCAAAACAAGTAGGCTTATTGCAGGAATTAATGGTCTTATTCCAAAATGAAGCATTTGTGTCAACGTTAAATGCGACAACAGAAAATGAAGAGTTATTCAACTTATTTATGAAACAATGGGAGGAAGTTAAAAATGGCTAG
- a CDS encoding DeoR/GlpR family DNA-binding transcription regulator: protein MLKRERHAHILELLEKSTFMTVSDIAKELQVSEMTIRRDINELSDSNQLVRLYGGAQKIDRKDKELATHEKINLHIEQKEYIGKIMNSLIQDHQVVFVGAGTTILYALPFIKKQNLMIVTNSLLAFNYIIEHTDYRILLTGGDFTPITEEFIGEHAEQTFETINIDIAFAATNGIYNNNVTTSNYLEGGVQRAAFKNAKKKIVVADSTKFNVSDVYTFYKLSDLDYVITDDKIDEQTFNFYQSYGNLLNKKS, encoded by the coding sequence ATGCTAAAAAGAGAGCGACATGCACATATTTTAGAATTATTGGAAAAAAGTACGTTTATGACTGTGTCCGATATAGCAAAAGAACTACAAGTTTCTGAAATGACGATTCGTAGAGATATTAATGAACTAAGCGATTCTAATCAACTCGTTCGTTTATATGGTGGTGCACAAAAAATTGATCGAAAAGACAAAGAGCTAGCCACTCATGAAAAAATCAATCTACATATCGAGCAAAAAGAATATATTGGAAAAATCATGAACTCTTTGATCCAAGATCACCAAGTTGTTTTTGTTGGTGCAGGAACGACCATTCTATATGCACTGCCTTTTATCAAAAAACAAAATTTAATGATCGTTACAAATAGTTTGTTGGCGTTCAACTATATTATTGAGCACACTGACTATCGGATCTTGTTAACGGGGGGGGATTTTACACCGATCACAGAAGAATTTATTGGAGAGCACGCGGAGCAAACATTCGAAACGATCAATATCGATATTGCCTTTGCTGCAACGAATGGTATTTACAACAATAACGTAACGACCTCAAATTATTTAGAAGGTGGCGTTCAGCGCGCTGCTTTTAAAAACGCTAAGAAAAAAATTGTTGTAGCAGACAGCACAAAATTCAATGTTAGCGATGTCTATACTTTTTATAAGCTTTCAGATTTAGACTATGTGATCACCGATGATAAAATCGACGAGCAAACATTCAATTTTTATCAATCTTATGGCAATTTATTAAACAAAAAAAGTTAA
- a CDS encoding PTS sugar transporter subunit IIB — protein sequence MARKLIVACGSGVATSTTVAEKIKSKFDTDHIDYPVEAVDYKSILQELPTASIYVYIAKPDDEVLQEAENLGVTVYAGVPFLTGMGVDEIYEGIVNDTRK from the coding sequence ATGGCTAGAAAATTAATTGTAGCATGTGGTAGTGGTGTAGCAACAAGTACTACGGTAGCAGAAAAAATCAAAAGTAAATTTGATACAGATCATATTGATTACCCAGTAGAAGCTGTCGACTATAAGTCGATTTTACAAGAGTTACCAACTGCTAGTATTTATGTTTATATTGCTAAACCCGATGATGAAGTATTGCAAGAAGCTGAAAATTTAGGGGTTACTGTATATGCAGGGGTTCCATTTTTGACTGGCATGGGTGTTGACGAAATTTATGAAGGAATCGTTAACGATACGAGAAAATAA
- a CDS encoding 1-phosphofructokinase family hexose kinase codes for MILTVTLNPSMDSIYFTETFVLGEMNRCSNPVKAVGGKGINAGRTAAILGADVIAMGVLAGTNGKSIQTALDQEPFKTAFLSINGESRNAVTVMDQEKNQTEIVELGPEITEETAQKIVATVIDFSSQQKELPIIALCGSANTKNERLYQNYLYQLNHQLGSEIKVLTDLSGKQLQHVLKGTIKPYFIKPNIHEFSELLDIPIHGKNDVIEHLNHPLLKGIPFILVSCGGDGAVAKYNERIFDVIIPTLDIINPTGSGDATVGGIAFALDLGLSIEETLRYGMACGISNALEKAVGYVSVETVAALKDNIILQETEQMFHV; via the coding sequence ATGATTTTAACAGTAACACTTAATCCATCAATGGATTCTATCTATTTTACAGAGACATTTGTTTTAGGAGAAATGAACCGTTGTAGTAACCCTGTCAAAGCTGTGGGTGGAAAAGGCATCAATGCAGGAAGAACTGCTGCAATTTTAGGTGCAGACGTAATAGCAATGGGGGTTTTGGCTGGAACAAATGGAAAATCGATTCAAACCGCACTTGATCAAGAACCATTTAAAACCGCCTTCCTCTCAATCAATGGTGAATCTAGAAATGCGGTCACGGTTATGGACCAAGAGAAAAACCAAACTGAAATTGTAGAGTTAGGTCCTGAAATAACAGAAGAAACAGCTCAAAAAATTGTAGCGACTGTGATTGATTTTTCATCTCAGCAAAAAGAACTACCGATTATTGCGTTATGTGGATCTGCAAACACCAAAAATGAGCGACTGTACCAGAATTATTTGTACCAACTAAATCATCAACTTGGATCGGAAATAAAAGTATTAACTGACCTTTCTGGAAAACAACTGCAACATGTCCTTAAAGGTACAATCAAGCCTTATTTTATCAAACCAAATATCCATGAGTTTTCAGAGTTATTGGATATTCCTATCCATGGTAAAAATGACGTGATCGAACATCTAAATCATCCATTGTTGAAGGGTATTCCGTTTATTTTAGTTTCTTGTGGTGGAGATGGTGCAGTGGCTAAATATAACGAGCGGATCTTTGATGTTATCATACCTACACTCGACATCATCAATCCAACGGGATCCGGGGACGCAACAGTTGGCGGTATTGCATTTGCTTTAGATCTAGGTCTTTCTATAGAAGAAACATTGCGTTATGGGATGGCTTGTGGAATAAGTAATGCCCTTGAAAAAGCTGTAGGATATGTATCCGTTGAAACGGTGGCAGCTTTGAAAGATAACATCATTTTACAAGAAACAGAACAAATGTTTCACGTGTAA
- a CDS encoding PTS galactitol transporter subunit IIC, translating into MGIFQSVIDYILNLGSAIFVPLIILIIGVIARMPLKKAFMSAITLGVAFTGMSMVIGFMSDAVSPASVAMAKNTGISLPALDLGWTGAASITWSWSYAFVFFAVVLGVNFIMLLLNLTKTLNVDMWNVWGKALTAYLVYFISGSLVAGFIAAVVQVVLELKMGDMFQRHIQDLTGIPLVTVTHLMNISAVLMLPVNIVMDKIPFFNKKADTSALKAKIGIFSENSVMGFIIGMLLGFGAAYGISGSLNLGIQVATAMALFPMISKMFMQSLSPLADAMSEMMKKRFKDREVYIGLDWPILAGRSEIWVTAIILVPVFIGYAMILPGNQVLPLAGIINYSIAVGGLLLTGGNLYRMITLGIIYTPLYLYGATYLAPVLTGLAKKTGAVDLKGGSITWSSIEGPEFRILFAEAANLNSMAIVGFIIFIAMFVWLYKYMAKEPVPSARYDEVEN; encoded by the coding sequence ATGGGAATTTTTCAATCTGTGATTGATTATATATTAAATCTTGGTTCAGCAATTTTTGTTCCTTTGATTATCCTGATTATTGGCGTAATAGCTCGTATGCCATTGAAAAAAGCCTTTATGTCGGCGATTACGCTAGGGGTTGCATTTACTGGAATGAGTATGGTAATCGGGTTTATGTCTGATGCGGTCAGTCCAGCATCTGTTGCGATGGCTAAAAATACAGGAATCAGTTTACCAGCACTTGATTTAGGTTGGACAGGTGCAGCGAGTATTACCTGGTCTTGGTCTTATGCATTTGTTTTTTTCGCGGTCGTTTTAGGTGTTAATTTTATTATGCTGTTATTGAACTTAACGAAAACACTGAACGTTGATATGTGGAATGTCTGGGGCAAAGCGTTGACTGCTTATTTAGTTTATTTTATCAGTGGATCGCTCGTTGCTGGTTTTATCGCAGCAGTTGTTCAAGTGGTTTTAGAGTTGAAAATGGGAGATATGTTCCAACGCCATATTCAGGATTTAACAGGTATTCCGTTGGTAACTGTAACACATTTAATGAACATTTCTGCGGTATTGATGTTGCCAGTTAATATTGTGATGGATAAAATTCCATTCTTTAATAAAAAGGCAGATACATCAGCATTAAAAGCGAAAATCGGAATTTTTTCAGAAAATAGTGTGATGGGATTTATTATTGGTATGCTACTTGGTTTCGGCGCGGCATATGGTATTTCTGGTTCGCTGAACTTAGGGATTCAAGTTGCTACAGCAATGGCCTTGTTTCCAATGATTAGTAAGATGTTTATGCAATCACTCTCTCCTTTGGCTGATGCGATGTCAGAGATGATGAAAAAACGGTTTAAGGATCGTGAAGTCTATATAGGATTAGATTGGCCAATTTTAGCTGGACGCTCTGAAATCTGGGTGACGGCGATCATCTTAGTCCCGGTGTTCATTGGATATGCTATGATTTTACCGGGCAATCAAGTATTGCCACTTGCTGGAATTATCAACTATTCGATTGCAGTTGGAGGACTGTTACTGACTGGCGGAAACTTATATCGCATGATTACGTTAGGGATTATCTATACGCCGCTTTATTTGTATGGCGCAACGTATCTTGCACCAGTCTTAACTGGTTTAGCCAAAAAAACTGGCGCAGTCGATTTAAAGGGCGGAAGTATTACTTGGTCATCCATTGAAGGTCCAGAATTTAGAATTTTATTTGCTGAAGCAGCTAATTTGAATAGTATGGCAATTGTTGGATTCATTATCTTTATCGCAATGTTTGTCTGGTTATATAAGTATATGGCAAAAGAGCCTGTTCCAAGTGCACGTTATGATGAAGTGGAAAATTGA
- a CDS encoding helix-turn-helix domain-containing protein yields the protein MRKKIIILTDTLSANGLLQNSLLNMDYEIMVSKDILTQPKDKEFYFLQNFDLIIYQQSMYSGLKESFLDNLALLNKPIVVLTFEAEQVNKSKYSNNGNVSFVRYPISVTDLASKLASIFEESVNSQGNGGQERAMNSSINNEGASQNPLSHSNIAKVKKQYSFQLKDRTLIIDNWLIPLTKKEHQVLEHFIESDQRVFSSQALCEAIWTNAKQKNKQALLSNLINRIKQKIMDKTSIFEPFILNKKGIGYYLNQEFVELDEQNNEKTRELLVGSV from the coding sequence ATGAGGAAAAAAATAATTATATTGACCGACACATTAAGTGCAAATGGATTATTGCAAAATAGTTTGTTGAATATGGATTACGAAATAATGGTTTCAAAAGATATCTTAACTCAGCCGAAAGACAAAGAGTTTTATTTTCTGCAAAATTTTGATCTTATTATTTATCAACAATCAATGTACAGTGGATTGAAAGAATCGTTTTTAGATAATTTAGCATTACTGAATAAGCCGATCGTTGTTTTAACGTTTGAGGCAGAACAGGTCAACAAGTCTAAGTATTCGAACAATGGAAATGTGAGTTTTGTTCGCTATCCAATATCTGTCACTGATTTAGCAAGTAAATTAGCGTCTATTTTTGAGGAATCAGTGAATAGTCAAGGTAACGGTGGCCAAGAAAGAGCGATGAATTCTTCTATAAACAATGAAGGAGCTTCTCAAAATCCATTATCCCATTCAAACATAGCTAAAGTAAAAAAACAATATTCATTTCAATTAAAAGATCGTACATTAATCATTGACAATTGGTTGATTCCATTAACTAAAAAAGAACATCAGGTATTGGAACATTTTATTGAATCTGACCAACGAGTGTTTTCAAGTCAAGCATTATGTGAAGCAATTTGGACAAATGCCAAGCAAAAAAATAAACAAGCACTGTTGAGTAATCTGATTAATCGTATCAAACAAAAGATAATGGATAAAACGTCAATTTTTGAACCATTTATTTTAAATAAAAAAGGCATAGGTTACTATCTGAATCAAGAGTTTGTGGAATTAGATGAACAAAATAATGAAAAAACAAGAGAACTACTGGTAGGTAGCGTATAA
- a CDS encoding M24 family metallopeptidase: protein MNNSEIQLTNICKPTIFMDVAPTFLTDETMDERKQKVLDNMKLEGFDALVLYADKEHGGNFEYLTGFIPRFEEGLLILDVNGDCTLILGNENLKMAKVARIENQLIHSPLFSLPNQPMDNEARLEDIFETINLSKKSKIGVVGWKMFTTNESDNDTYFDLPYFIIQALLTSKDEQAVLKNAAHLFIRGDKGARTTNNSNEIAHYEYGANLSSSCILNAMDAVEIGVTEAVLGNELTAEGQTNTVVTIAATGQRFEYGNVYPTHKQVKLGDPLSLTTAFKGGLSSRTGFVIENETQLPVNQHDYLERVAKPYYQAVVTWLETIKIGMAGKELYQAIETVFPKAEYHWHLNPGHLVSDEEWMSSPIYAESEERLKSGMILQIDIIPSVTGYTGVSAEECVALADTNLQKEIKENYPELWQRITIRKNYIKEVLNIDLSEDIIPLSNTVGYLRPFYLAKDQAFRRV from the coding sequence ATGAATAATTCGGAAATTCAATTAACAAACATTTGTAAACCAACGATCTTTATGGATGTGGCTCCAACTTTTTTAACAGATGAAACTATGGATGAGAGAAAGCAAAAAGTATTGGACAATATGAAATTAGAAGGGTTTGATGCACTAGTACTTTATGCAGATAAAGAGCATGGTGGAAATTTTGAGTATTTAACAGGTTTTATTCCACGCTTTGAAGAAGGATTGCTTATTTTAGATGTCAATGGTGATTGTACATTGATTTTGGGAAATGAAAACTTAAAAATGGCAAAAGTTGCTCGAATCGAAAATCAATTAATCCATTCTCCGTTGTTTTCATTACCAAATCAACCGATGGATAATGAAGCAAGACTGGAAGATATTTTTGAAACAATCAATTTATCTAAAAAAAGTAAAATCGGGGTCGTTGGCTGGAAAATGTTTACAACAAATGAATCAGACAACGATACTTATTTTGATCTTCCTTATTTTATTATTCAAGCACTATTAACAAGTAAAGATGAGCAAGCGGTGCTTAAAAATGCTGCGCACCTATTTATTCGAGGAGATAAAGGTGCACGCACGACGAATAATTCAAATGAGATCGCACATTATGAATATGGTGCTAATTTATCATCTAGTTGCATTTTGAATGCAATGGATGCCGTTGAAATCGGTGTAACTGAGGCTGTACTAGGTAATGAATTGACTGCTGAAGGTCAAACCAATACCGTTGTAACGATTGCCGCAACTGGACAGCGTTTTGAATATGGTAATGTGTATCCGACGCATAAACAAGTGAAATTAGGCGATCCATTATCTTTAACGACTGCATTCAAAGGTGGTCTATCTAGCCGTACAGGTTTTGTGATAGAAAATGAGACACAACTTCCAGTAAATCAGCATGATTACTTAGAGAGAGTCGCGAAACCATACTATCAAGCTGTTGTAACATGGCTGGAAACGATAAAAATTGGCATGGCTGGAAAGGAACTTTATCAAGCAATCGAGACTGTTTTTCCTAAAGCAGAGTATCATTGGCATTTAAATCCTGGACATTTAGTATCAGACGAAGAATGGATGTCTTCCCCAATCTACGCTGAGTCAGAAGAGAGATTAAAGAGTGGTATGATTTTACAAATCGATATTATTCCATCTGTAACGGGCTATACAGGAGTAAGTGCCGAGGAGTGTGTGGCTTTGGCTGATACGAATTTACAAAAAGAAATCAAAGAGAATTATCCAGAGCTATGGCAACGAATAACCATAAGAAAAAATTATATCAAAGAAGTATTGAATATTGATCTAAGTGAAGATATTATTCCATTGTCTAACACAGTTGGGTATTTACGACCGTTTTATTTGGCGAAAGACCAAGCATTTCGTCGTGTTTAA